The Methanocella arvoryzae MRE50 genome includes a region encoding these proteins:
- a CDS encoding winged helix-turn-helix transcriptional regulator, whose product MLRRGLSLLGVGTLTILDRGGNRNRIMKLIEDQPGLTLSDIKRSLNMNIGTVRYHLFILSLHHCISSFNDGTKYVRYFKNSDTYSYAEMMIISMLRRSHVKEILNMVMAQPGIQSVEIAASLGVQEGVVSRCMRMLAVRGIVVKTSAKGEKAAYKIADAYKQLILSNI is encoded by the coding sequence GTGTTACGAAGGGGTCTGTCTCTTCTGGGGGTAGGGACTCTGACGATCCTGGACCGGGGTGGAAACAGGAACAGGATCATGAAGCTGATCGAAGACCAGCCCGGCCTGACGCTGTCCGACATCAAGCGAAGCCTCAATATGAACATAGGCACCGTCAGATATCACCTGTTCATCCTTTCCCTGCACCACTGCATATCCTCCTTTAACGACGGCACCAAGTACGTCCGGTACTTCAAGAACTCAGACACCTATTCCTATGCGGAAATGATGATCATCTCTATGCTGCGACGGTCTCACGTAAAAGAAATACTTAATATGGTTATGGCACAGCCCGGGATCCAGAGTGTCGAAATAGCTGCCTCGCTTGGGGTGCAGGAGGGCGTAGTAAGCCGGTGTATGCGCATGCTGGCCGTGCGAGGGATCGTGGTTAAGACGAGCGCCAAGGGGGAGAAGGCGGCGTATAAAATCGCTGATGCTTATAAACAGTTGATCCTGTCCAATATTTAG
- a CDS encoding glycosyltransferase family 39 protein — MGNVPEKISNNAFYGIDLQKNGLLIIIGIFIILVVVKSFISLDFYAPFISDEHVYDKEAKILASGKLYPGIGQQPPLYIAFQSIGYILSDNPLVAYDIMLIIGCIFSSTIIFPAYLILKKYVEPLYSILGAVAISTCLALNYFSFTLMQENLYLPLVLFSILAIIEAFETNLLKWQIAAGASIVILEMTKSIAQMAEMAFIGTIVLYLLINWKKGIINVLKSKAALIASFIISYAAWHFFLSNAGKINAILTGQSVKPGIGSTYNTVGITNRAVYAVSNLEEYLRLVQTFLNHIDYLLLASFMLFAILIFFFFTELNTKLRLGEGFKVSEIFIFQMILFSIIGVTIIAISLRSSGSAYFTTIGRYLEPVVPPVILLGLIYICNVKVSDFKKYLGVYVAFSAIVTLFFLITNSTPNNMFSYDQIINNPSSGFYYNLKAIGLLPYSLGLLSIMSFGMFYLALTNKKFITLLMVLLIIVSILVSVIPHMNNLKYSQKPLKDSIEQSLLNNSTVTTVSNEMNMTDVTNDHSVSSNTANLTGGTS; from the coding sequence ATGGGAAACGTACCTGAAAAGATAAGTAATAATGCCTTTTATGGTATTGATCTGCAAAAAAATGGATTGCTAATCATCATTGGTATTTTCATAATTCTCGTGGTTGTTAAATCTTTCATCTCGCTAGATTTTTACGCGCCTTTCATCTCTGATGAACATGTATATGATAAAGAAGCAAAAATCCTGGCGAGCGGGAAATTATATCCTGGTATCGGCCAGCAGCCCCCTCTTTACATCGCATTTCAATCGATAGGGTATATACTATCTGATAATCCTTTAGTAGCCTACGACATAATGTTGATTATTGGGTGCATTTTTTCTTCGACGATCATTTTTCCAGCTTATCTAATACTAAAGAAATATGTTGAGCCTTTATACTCAATTCTTGGGGCTGTAGCTATATCCACCTGCCTCGCTCTGAACTATTTTTCCTTTACGCTGATGCAGGAGAATCTGTATCTGCCTTTAGTTCTCTTTTCCATCCTGGCTATCATCGAAGCATTTGAAACTAACCTTCTGAAATGGCAAATCGCGGCAGGCGCTTCAATCGTTATTCTTGAAATGACCAAATCGATCGCGCAAATGGCCGAGATGGCTTTTATCGGGACGATTGTACTTTATCTCCTGATTAATTGGAAAAAGGGCATTATCAATGTACTAAAAAGTAAAGCGGCATTGATCGCAAGTTTCATCATATCTTATGCTGCATGGCATTTCTTCCTGTCTAATGCAGGCAAAATAAATGCAATATTAACTGGCCAGAGCGTGAAACCGGGTATTGGCTCTACATATAATACTGTGGGAATTACTAACCGGGCTGTATATGCTGTGAGCAATTTAGAAGAGTATCTTCGCTTAGTGCAGACATTCCTCAATCATATCGACTACCTCCTGCTCGCTTCGTTCATGCTGTTCGCAATATTGATATTCTTCTTTTTCACAGAGCTTAATACAAAGCTCCGTCTCGGTGAAGGCTTCAAAGTCAGTGAAATCTTCATCTTCCAGATGATCCTGTTCTCCATCATAGGTGTCACAATAATTGCTATCAGCCTGCGGTCATCTGGCTCCGCTTACTTCACGACAATCGGACGATACCTCGAACCAGTAGTACCCCCAGTCATCTTACTGGGCTTGATCTACATTTGCAATGTTAAAGTAAGCGATTTCAAGAAATATCTGGGAGTCTATGTAGCGTTTTCGGCAATAGTCACTCTATTTTTCCTGATTACGAATAGTACGCCAAATAACATGTTTTCGTATGATCAGATAATAAATAACCCATCTTCCGGCTTTTACTATAACCTGAAAGCAATAGGTTTACTGCCATATTCTCTTGGACTATTGTCCATTATGTCCTTCGGGATGTTCTATTTAGCTTTGACAAATAAAAAGTTCATTACCCTGCTGATGGTGCTATTGATAATAGTTTCTATCCTGGTATCAGTAATACCTCATATGAACAATCTAAAATATTCACAGAAACCGCTCAAAGATAGTATCGAGCAGTCGTTGCTTAATAATAGCACTGTAACTACTGTGTCTAATGAAATGAATATGACCGATGTGACCAATGATCATTCTGTCTCAAGCAATACTGCTAATCTAACAGGTGGCACAAGTTAA
- a CDS encoding beta-ribofuranosylaminobenzene 5'-phosphate synthase, translating into MRMKITTPSRLHFGLIDFNGALGRIDGGAGVAISSPRNVLEVRDSDAFKVNSSEPELIEGIARKICDNLGKPLPNFEVTVEEEIHKHAGFGSKTQISLALAYAICQEYGITYASIEELARLVNRGGTSGIGVRAFDRGGFILDCGHSYGPGKEKTSCLPSSASNAKLAPLVMRCDVPDHWRFVLVTPLYDEGSHGKSEVDIFKSSFPIKAAQVDRICRIVLMQMVPGILEKDIETFGKAINGIQSIGFKNIEVKIKSPLVPNMLTIMDSAGSYGSGMSSFGPTVFGLTDNDRKAEEIQKTVCDYLSDLDIECQSWISEPNNNGVLISGHGHNRAVLKNTAMIQ; encoded by the coding sequence ATGAGAATGAAGATTACGACGCCTTCACGTCTGCATTTCGGTCTGATCGATTTTAACGGCGCTCTTGGCCGTATCGATGGCGGTGCTGGTGTTGCCATTAGCAGTCCTCGGAACGTGTTAGAGGTTCGGGACTCGGACGCTTTTAAGGTTAACTCTTCTGAACCTGAACTGATCGAGGGCATTGCCAGGAAAATTTGTGATAACCTGGGGAAGCCCCTGCCGAATTTTGAAGTCACCGTTGAAGAAGAGATCCACAAGCATGCTGGCTTCGGTTCGAAAACGCAGATCAGCCTGGCGCTGGCGTATGCGATCTGCCAGGAGTATGGCATCACCTATGCCAGCATCGAAGAGCTTGCAAGGTTAGTCAACAGAGGCGGCACCTCGGGCATAGGCGTCAGGGCTTTCGATCGTGGAGGTTTCATTCTCGACTGCGGCCACAGCTATGGCCCGGGCAAGGAGAAGACATCCTGTTTACCTTCGTCTGCATCGAATGCTAAGCTCGCACCCCTCGTAATGAGGTGCGACGTGCCGGATCACTGGCGGTTCGTGCTGGTGACGCCGCTGTACGATGAGGGATCTCATGGCAAGTCAGAAGTTGACATATTCAAATCATCGTTCCCCATTAAGGCTGCTCAGGTAGACCGTATCTGCAGGATTGTTTTAATGCAGATGGTGCCCGGCATCCTCGAGAAGGACATCGAAACTTTTGGAAAGGCGATTAACGGCATCCAGTCGATCGGCTTCAAGAATATAGAGGTCAAGATCAAGTCGCCGCTGGTGCCGAATATGCTGACCATTATGGACAGCGCCGGCTCATATGGCAGCGGCATGAGCTCTTTTGGGCCGACAGTGTTCGGCCTCACGGACAACGACAGGAAAGCAGAAGAGATCCAGAAGACAGTCTGCGACTACTTAAGCGACCTGGATATCGAGTGCCAGAGCTGGATTAGTGAGCCTAATAATAATGGCGTTTTGATCAGCGGTCATGGACATAACCGCGCAGTATTGAAGAACACTGCTATGATTCAATAA
- a CDS encoding type IV pilin encodes MVRKYSKNDEGVSAVIGVILMVAITVILAAVIAAFVFSMSNGVSKPYTVGITIKKTTSGAVSIVNSGGPDVGQLEHVYVTYQPVNGAAINAYNGEVPADGPDTDTLFDYIEKFDALKTVGGSFTIPAEGVGSPNKVPPTTPTHVIVTGYFKDGKQQVIGEADV; translated from the coding sequence ATGGTTAGGAAATACTCAAAGAATGATGAAGGTGTATCGGCCGTTATTGGCGTCATCTTAATGGTTGCCATTACGGTCATCCTTGCAGCAGTTATTGCTGCCTTCGTGTTCAGCATGTCGAACGGTGTCAGCAAGCCCTACACGGTTGGTATCACCATCAAGAAGACTACAAGCGGTGCTGTATCGATTGTCAACTCGGGAGGCCCGGATGTTGGACAGCTTGAACATGTGTATGTTACTTATCAGCCTGTAAATGGTGCAGCAATCAATGCTTATAATGGTGAAGTACCAGCTGATGGTCCTGATACAGACACTTTATTTGATTACATCGAAAAATTTGATGCACTAAAGACTGTTGGTGGATCCTTTACTATTCCTGCTGAAGGCGTAGGTTCACCTAATAAGGTGCCGCCGACAACTCCGACTCACGTTATTGTAACCGGCTACTTCAAGGACGGTAAACAGCAGGTAATAGGCGAAGCAGACGTATAA
- a CDS encoding type IV pilin: MVKKFAKNDEGVSAVIGVILMVAITVILAAVIAAFVFSMSNGVSKPYTVGITIKKTTSGDVLITNVGGPDVGQMQSVTVSYQPSGSTVVGPTDATTELKDVGGSYTIDGTSAPTPTHVIVTATFADGKTQVIGEADV; the protein is encoded by the coding sequence ATGGTTAAGAAATTCGCAAAGAATGATGAAGGCGTATCGGCCGTTATCGGCGTTATCCTGATGGTCGCCATTACGGTCATCCTCGCAGCAGTTATTGCTGCCTTCGTGTTCAGCATGTCGAACGGTGTCAGCAAGCCCTACACTGTAGGCATCACCATCAAGAAGACTACTTCTGGTGACGTACTGATTACTAACGTCGGTGGACCGGATGTAGGTCAGATGCAGTCGGTTACTGTCAGCTACCAGCCTTCCGGTTCTACTGTGGTCGGCCCGACTGATGCTACCACTGAGTTAAAGGATGTTGGTGGATCGTACACAATTGATGGTACAAGCGCACCGACCCCAACGCACGTTATCGTCACGGCTACCTTTGCTGACGGCAAGACCCAGGTAATCGGCGAAGCGGACGTATAA
- the mmp10 gene encoding methyl coenzyme M reductase-arginine methyltransferase Mmp10 (Mmp10 (methanogenesis marker protein 10) is a cobalamin-requiring radical SAM methyltransferase that creates the methylarginine modification to methyl coenzyme M reductase.), with protein sequence MVEVLADVGGSPGKDCRGFCKYCYFKLVKDVPAFGCKYCMPFQKGCDYCTRGVKEQYPGFKPLMMVVAEVQQALMFNRGCVDKITISGGGDVSCYPELKELVKYLGQFGIPIHLGYTSGKGFEGADDADFFIENGVTEVTFTVFSADPKKRREYMNDKQPKESLEALRRFCKACDVYAASVLIPGVNDGEDLIKTCDLLQKWGVRGVILMRFANSEEQGLILKNGPLIKGVKPHTIEEFEDLVHDIASRYKFRVTGTPLGDPLIGSPFAIAHYPKLLKKLPPVTKEATLITGTVAAPMLASIFAQLGGTVNVVAAKKDIACLLTIDDLKGVDLRKVKDTVILPGRSFVWDKEAEEVLSADGVERFVRRGPDRLTADGEMTIGMSRKEVLEIEIEAFTELIQMINVYGLEPVKKVAKPKPVQRRKQVKS encoded by the coding sequence ATGGTTGAGGTTCTCGCGGACGTGGGCGGGAGCCCGGGGAAGGATTGCCGGGGCTTCTGTAAGTACTGCTATTTCAAGCTCGTGAAGGACGTGCCTGCCTTTGGGTGTAAGTATTGTATGCCTTTCCAGAAGGGCTGCGACTACTGTACCCGGGGCGTGAAAGAGCAGTACCCGGGATTCAAGCCTTTGATGATGGTGGTCGCGGAGGTCCAGCAGGCGCTCATGTTCAACCGGGGATGTGTGGATAAGATCACGATCAGCGGCGGCGGCGACGTGAGTTGCTATCCGGAGCTGAAAGAACTTGTCAAGTACTTAGGGCAGTTCGGGATTCCCATCCACCTGGGCTACACCAGCGGCAAAGGTTTCGAGGGAGCCGACGATGCGGACTTCTTCATAGAGAACGGGGTGACAGAGGTCACGTTCACCGTCTTCTCGGCCGACCCGAAAAAGCGCAGGGAGTACATGAACGATAAGCAGCCGAAAGAGTCGCTCGAGGCGCTGCGCCGGTTCTGTAAAGCGTGCGACGTCTATGCCGCCTCCGTTCTTATTCCCGGGGTGAACGACGGCGAGGACTTGATCAAGACCTGTGATCTGCTGCAAAAGTGGGGCGTCAGGGGTGTCATCCTGATGCGTTTCGCCAACTCCGAGGAACAGGGCCTGATCCTGAAGAACGGCCCCCTGATCAAAGGCGTGAAGCCCCACACCATCGAGGAGTTCGAAGATCTCGTCCACGACATCGCCTCAAGGTACAAATTCAGAGTGACCGGCACGCCGCTCGGCGATCCCCTGATCGGCTCCCCCTTCGCCATCGCGCACTATCCTAAGCTGTTGAAGAAACTCCCCCCGGTCACAAAGGAGGCGACGCTCATCACCGGCACAGTAGCCGCCCCTATGCTCGCCAGTATCTTTGCACAGCTGGGAGGCACCGTCAACGTAGTGGCAGCGAAGAAAGATATCGCCTGCCTTCTCACTATAGATGACCTCAAGGGCGTCGATCTGAGGAAGGTCAAAGATACCGTGATCCTGCCAGGCCGCTCTTTCGTCTGGGATAAGGAAGCCGAGGAAGTACTTTCCGCCGATGGCGTCGAGCGCTTCGTCCGCAGAGGCCCGGACCGGCTGACTGCTGACGGAGAGATGACTATTGGCATGTCGAGGAAAGAGGTTCTGGAGATCGAAATCGAGGCGTTCACCGAGCTGATCCAGATGATCAACGTCTACGGGCTGGAGCCGGTGAAAAAAGTCGCTAAGCCAAAACCTGTCCAGCGGCGAAAGCAGGTTAAAAGCTAA